Proteins co-encoded in one Capsicum annuum cultivar UCD-10X-F1 chromosome 9, UCD10Xv1.1, whole genome shotgun sequence genomic window:
- the LOC124887416 gene encoding uncharacterized protein LOC124887416 gives MNGEANFSSMALPTFDGESSQTWAVRMRIYLQALDLWEAFEDEYEIAPLLDNATVAQIKTHKEKDTRKLKAMACLFTAVSSNIFTHIMSLESVKELWDYLKIEYKGDERIRGMQVLNMVREFELERMKESKTIKEYSNRLLNLANRIRLLGSALNDSRIIEKILVTAPERFEATIKTLENTKDLSKITLSELLSAFQAQEQRRVMRQGGAIEGDLPAKHHDDGRSKDKKNKKYQPTDGEGEVQSNKNKIGGFKRNYPPCKHCGKLGHAPFKCWKRPDAKCTKCNQLGHEAIICKNKT, from the coding sequence ATGAACGGAGAAGCAAATTTTTCTTCAATGGCACTACCAACTTTCGATGGAGAAAGTTCTCAAACCTGGGCTGTTAGAATGCGGATATATCTGCAAGCTTTGGATCTTTGGGAAGCTTTTGAAGATGAATATGAGATAGCTCCCTTGCTGGACAATGCCACGGTGGCGCAGATTAAAACTCACAAGGAGAAGGATACTAGGAAATTAAAGGCAATGGCATGCTTATTTACTGCAGTTTCATCTAATATCTTCACTCATATCATGTCTCTTGAATCAGTGAAAGAGTTATGGGATTATCTCAAAATTGAGTATAAAGGAGATGAAAGGATTCGAGGGATGCAAGTGTTGAATATGGTACGTGAGTTTGAGCTGGAAAGGATGAAAGAAAGTAAAACCATAAAGGAGTACTCTAACAGACTCCTTAATTTAGCAAATCGCATCAGATTGTTGGGTTCTGCTTTGAATGATTCAAGGATCATTGAGAAAATCCTAGTAACGGCACCTGAAAGATTTGAGGCTACCataaaaaccttagaaaatactAAGGACTTGTCTAAGATAACACTTTCAGAGCTCTTAAGTGCTTTTCAAGCACAAGAGCAACGACGTGTTATGAGACAAGGAGGAGCTATCGAAGGTGACTTACCAGCCAAGCATCACGATGATGGACGTTCTAAggataagaagaataagaagtaCCAACCAAcagatggagaaggtgaagtgcaaagcaacaaaaacaaaataggtGGTTTCAAAAGAAACTACCCTCCTTGTAAGCATTGCGGCAAGCTCGGACATGCACCTTTCAAGTGTTGGAAGAGGCCTGATGCTAAGTGCACTAAGTGTAATCAGCTTGGGCATGAAGCAATCATCTGTAAAAACAAAACTTAG